The Caulifigura coniformis genome includes a region encoding these proteins:
- a CDS encoding NADH-quinone oxidoreductase subunit C — MTINEIAVALSDRFGDRIKDLNNEATDPWVEVAAEGWDEVALFLRDDERLKLDSLCDLTAVDYCEPDPKKQAKFGHDEHLEVVFHLYSFVHRHRATIKVKLPRWKDGVVGELPACPSVAHVWAIADWHEREAYDLLGIDFTGHPNLQRILCVEDWVGHPLRKDYEFPKEYHGIRN, encoded by the coding sequence GTGACCATCAACGAGATCGCCGTTGCTCTTTCCGATCGATTTGGGGATCGGATCAAAGACCTCAACAACGAGGCGACCGACCCCTGGGTCGAAGTGGCTGCGGAGGGGTGGGATGAAGTCGCCCTGTTTCTTCGCGACGACGAGCGGCTGAAGCTGGATTCTCTGTGCGATCTGACCGCAGTCGACTACTGCGAGCCCGACCCGAAAAAACAGGCGAAATTCGGCCACGACGAGCACCTGGAAGTCGTGTTCCACCTGTACAGCTTCGTGCACAGGCATCGCGCGACGATCAAGGTGAAGCTGCCGCGGTGGAAGGACGGCGTCGTCGGCGAATTGCCGGCCTGTCCCAGTGTGGCGCACGTCTGGGCCATCGCCGACTGGCACGAGCGGGAAGCTTACGACCTGCTCGGAATCGACTTCACCGGGCACCCCAACCTGCAGCGGATCCTGTGCGTCGAAGACTGGGTCGGGCATCCGCTCCGGAAGGATTACGAGTTCCCGAAGGAGTACCACGGGATCAGAAACTAG